From Papilio machaon chromosome 29, ilPapMach1.1, whole genome shotgun sequence, one genomic window encodes:
- the LOC106710860 gene encoding mitochondrial ribosome-associated GTPase 2, with protein sequence MRLINLLKTLRISYTQTIRTYSDYTPKPLRSLKPKSNRQYVQYYVDSCRVRAVGGNGGDGCISFLSAWCKDHAGPDGGDGGHGGHVIFQASHTVKSLNHCRSVIQAKHGGRGDNKDCTGKNAQHVVIPVPLGTIVKDPQGRVLGDLDVEGTMFVAARGGAGGRGNKFFLTSTQQAPDIAELGAIGETCVYTLEVRSMAHVGLVGFPNAGKSTLLRAVTRARPTVASYPFTTKQPHIGMVLYDDYEQIAIADLPGLIPGSHKNYGLGIQFLQHLERCRGLIYLLDGASDALQQLLTLQHEVQQYSAELATRPSLLVLNKTDLEIGQRAYEDLKNNRPETVLGISAKTGHNVSELLKAIRHLYDNNL encoded by the exons ATGagacttattaatttattgaaaactttaaGAATAAGTTATACACAAACAATACGAACTTATTCGGACTACACTCCAAAACCGTTACGTAGCTTGAAGCCAAAGTCTAATCGACAATACGTGCAATATTACGTGGATTCCTGCAGAGTGCGGGCTGTCGGAGGGAATGGAGGCGATGGTTGTATTTCTTTTCTAAGCGCTTGGTGTAAAGATCACGCGGGACCTGACGGCGGGGACGGCGGTCATGGCGGACATGTTATATTTCAG GCATCTCACACTGTAAAGAGCTTAAACCACTGCAGGTCTGTGATCCAGGCTAAACATGGTGGGCGCGGAGACAATAAGGATTGCACTGGGAAGAATGCACAACATGTTGTCATACCAGTGCCCTTGG GTACAATAGTGAAGGATCCTCAGGGGCGTGTGTTAGGTGACCTGGATGTGGAGGGCACCATGTTTGTAGCAGCTCGTGGAGGCGCCGGAGGCAGAGGGAACAAGTTCTTTCTTACCTCTACACAACAG GCGCCGGATATAGCGGAGCTAGGCGCTATAGGCGAGACTTGTGTGTACACGTTGGAAGTGCGTTCGATGGCGCATGTTGGCCTCGTGGGCTTCCCCAACGCTGGCAAGAGCACTTTACTGCGAGCTGTGACCAGAGCTCGGCCCACTGTAGCATCTTACCCTTTTACAACTAAACAACCGCATATTG GTATGGTTTTATATGATGACTATGAGCAGATAGCTATAGCAGACCTGCCCGGTCTCATTCCCGGCTCACACAAAAATTATGGATTAG GTATCCAGTTCCTCCAACACTTGGAGAGATGTCGCGgccttatttacttattagaTGGAGCATCGGATGCTCTTCAGCAACTCTTGACCTTGCAGCATGAGGTCCAACAGTACAGCGCCGAGCTGGCCACCAGACCGAGTCTTCTGGTCCTCAACAAGACAGACTTGGAGATCGGGCAGAGAGCATACGAAGACTTGAAGAACAATAGACCGGAGACAGTTTTGGGTATTTCAGCGAAGACCGGTCATAATGTTAGTGAATTATTGAAAGCAATCCGACATTTgtatgataataatttgtag
- the LOC106710870 gene encoding zinc finger protein 184-like, which translates to MEDLCSTCLCVGRNLFFIGETGFYNIFHQILNEIQVYDTSLCVRVCWECRAALHRFQIFKSQVQRSYTQLLHVQVQNGSSKLFLAKEPKLKIEQVVNINYPETIVKEESDDDIPIDKLKSEATDEMHCEPETFVRDLNVTHAKESNKKKNKTRLKKKIKKKKDKIKVDEISDSENWPDLNTEDTQREENLLEDEIVNVCDKEIQREVNLEELDVKDIPGEVGEVGEVGEVGGEVRAPRRAPRSRERLPERPQCVECGKMFSSKKTYRYHLNVLHKGQNRYPCPRCGKVYQWKSNLGRHMRSHKARDSGELHCSPCDKLFASVATYRQHLRVSRRHVPETDFSFTCDECGKKFVSKTRLRDHIDWEHLHNIKFRCHLCNKAYKCHTSLYVHLQNVHRDKDARHNLCHVCGKSYQNAAKLKYHIVAMHTSETPYRCERCGAAFGWYSSLYRHVREVHYKMKVQPKKTKKGKKNDITPHILPQTMPT; encoded by the exons atggaGGATCTCTGTTCAACATGTCTATGTGTAGGAAGGAATCTGTTCTTTATTGGAGAGACGggtttctataatatttttcatcaaatattaaatgaaattcag GTGTATGATACATCACTATGTGTGCGCGTGTGCTGGGAGTGCAGAGCTGCGCTGCATCGCTTCCAGATTTTCAAGTCACAAGTACAGCGCTCGTACACGCAGCTGTTACATGTACAAGTACAG AATGgttcatcaaaattatttttagccaAGGAACCAAAGCTTAAGATAGAGcaagttgtaaatataaattatccaGAGACAATAGTTAAAGAGGAATCGGACGATGACATACCCATAGACAAGCTTAAGAGCGAGGCCACAGACGAGATGCATTGTGAACCAGAGACATTTGTCAGAGATCTCAATGTTACACACGCTAAGGAATCTAATAAAAAG AAGAATAAAActagattaaaaaagaaaatcaagaaaaaaaaggaTAAGATCAAAGTTGATGAGATCAGTGATTCAGAGAATTGGCCCGATTTGAATACAGAAGATACGCAGAGAGAAGAGAATCTTCTAGAAGATGAGATTGTTAATGTCTGTGATAAAGAAATACAGAGAGAGGTTAATTTAGAAGAATTAGATGTGAAAGACATTCcg GGCGAGGTGGGGGAGGTGGGTGAGGTGGGGGAGGTGGGGGGCGAGGTTAGGGCTCCGCGCAGAGCTCCGCGGTCTCGTGAGCGTCTCCCGGAGCGACCGCAGTGTGTGGAATGTGGTAAAATGTTCAGCTCCAAGAAGACATATAGATATCATCTCAA TGTGTTACACAAAGGTCAGAACAGGTATCCGTGTCCGCGCTGCGGCAAAGTGTACCAGTGGAAGTCCAACCTAGGCAGACATATGAGGAGTCATAAG GCTCGCGACTCTGGCGAACTTCATTGCTCGCCGTGCGACAAACTGTTCGCCTCCGTGGCCACTTACAGGCAACATCTCAGAGTCTCCCGCAGACACGTGCCCGAGACTGACTTCAG TTTCACATGTGACGAGTGCGGCAAGAAATTTGTGAGCAAAACACGACTGAGGGACCACATCGATTGGGAACATCTGCACAACATCAAGTTCCGGTGTCATCTCTGCAACAAG GCATACAAGTGTCACACGTCGCTGTACGTGCACCTGCAGAATGTGCACCGCGACAAAGACGCGCGACACAACCTCTGCCACGTGTGCGGCAAGTCTTACCAG AACGCGGCTAAACTGAAGTATCACATAGTTGCGATGCACACGAGCGAGACTCCGTACCGCTGCGAGAGATGCGGCGCAGCATTCGGCTGGTACTCATCTCTGTACCGACACGTACGAGAAGTACATTACAAG atgAAAGTACAACCGAAGAAAACCAAGAAAGGAAAAAAGAATGATATAACACCACACATCTTACCACAGACAATGCCAACATAA
- the LOC106710862 gene encoding restin homolog → MRRSRKHRIKEERPETSASIPDIQDRDLTYYIHDRVELMHQVFSVLKAKELKAMAPNCVQHISLNDLQELCTEELLGISSKRLCAILDGADPPSDTETSSASSLERFETISLDSISSDEEILSQGSGKKKKHKHCRHKSKTKNKRKSSSEASDNAEKSKASRAGLTVLELLELQARARAIRAQLQQEQTIDVTENKAPEKHLVSDDEVEIKEEPTEVVEISSDEEKPKIEELQKEITQPSKNLTTISKVSNKETHTITKKINDLIITVPQTKHTRKIKLNRSTTVANKVNTNQMNNQTTVKEKQQESKTIDNTNKNIEKIQNTPQNVAQKVTKDRQKKKSKRKGKNKTKEGSDHDEITLQLSDTEKMDLLENLDRKNYDSVSSSSTEDSETSSDSSGEEKEKSIEERTQNTEEISKNKTPEIVLKNDEQIDKYDEGKSSTNKGQDSQSGIKSITEEMKPNEEKIGEDESIIQNQNDNIPAHTICTENTSNYTITEVVKSLDEKNKQDDDDKLEIIENTIKEAGENIENAKINTEKSDGEISDRESSEVEASDVRPEVVCISDEEVKNKKDHKKKKNKKKEKKSKKDKKTKNQDFRNGADENFFRESETNNTVNSVNAIPETIILPESYVDDDVYEILELSDESSCNGEDGTSVLSKEPTAEEIEALSAKIDEIERENVVTDEEIREHERIQAAKEVAEAEGISWKDRYLDSKKVKNVLTTANILNAMRKKNKELKRKLEDSKKEIVKVVEEVPEEMETAKNLEEGSIEQYNTLEASTKYVDPVKENEDLPNESKVTKEMKKDAKQLLKMYKKLLKYNDMTRQKDPNKKKKKKQKKSKEEKNKMEEIQT, encoded by the exons ATGAGACGTTCAAGAAAACACAGAATAAAAGAGGAGCGTCCTGAGACTTCCGCATCTATTCCCGATATACAAGATCGTGATTTAACGTATTACATTCACGATAGAGTGGAATTAATGCATCAAGTATTTTCGGTGCTTAAAGCTAAAGAATTGAAAGCCATGGCGCCGAATTGTGTTCAGcatatatcattaaatgatCTACAAGAGTTATGCACGGAGGAG CTTCTTGGCATCAGTTCGAAGCGTCTCTGTGCCATATTAGACGGAGCTGATCCACCGAGTGATACAGAAACATCCAGCGCTTCATCTCTGGAAAGATTTGAGACAATATCACTTGATAGCATATCTTCAGATGAAGAAATATTGAGTCAGGGGAGTGGaaagaagaaaaaa CACAAGCACTGCCGTCACAAATCCAAGACGAAAAACAAACGTAAATCGTCATCAGAGGCATCTGATAATGCGGAGAAGAGCAAGGCATCTCGTGCTGGACTCACCGTACTGGAATTGTTGGAGCTGCAAGCTCGAGCGAGAGCAATACGAGCACAACTACAGCAGGAGCAGACAATCG ATGTGACAGAGAACAAAGCACCAGAGAAGCATCTAGTGTCTGATGATGAAGTGGAGATCAAGGAGGAACCCACCGAGGTTGTGGAGATCAGCAGCGATGAAGAGAAGCCAAAAATAGAAGAGTTGCAGAAAG AAATAACACAACCATCTAAAAACCTTACTACGATTAGTAAGGTATCGAATAAAGAAACACACACAATCACGAAAAAGATAaacgatttaataataacagtacCACAAACGAAACACacgagaaaaataaaattaaatcgcaGTACAACAGTtgcaaataaagttaatacaaaTCAAATGAATAATCAAACAACTGtcaaagaaaaacaacaaGAATCAAAGACAATTGATAACACTAATAagaatatagaaaaaatacaaaatacaccTCAAAATGTAGCccaaaaagtaacaaaagatagacaaaagaaaaaatcaaaaaggaaaggaaaaaacaaaaccaaaGAAGGGAGCGATCATGatgaaataacattacaattgTCAGATACCGAAAAAATGgatttattagaaaacttGGACAGAAAGAATTATGATAGTGTATCAAGTTCTAGCACAGAAGATTCCGAAACCAGCTCAGATAGCAGCggagaagaaaaagaaaagtCCATAGAGGAAAGAACACAAAACACAGAAGAAATctcgaaaaataaaacacctgAAATAGTATTGAAAAATGATGaacaaattgataaatatgatGAAGGAAAATCATCAACAAATAAAGGTCAAGATTCTCAAAGTGGGATTAAATCAATTACTGAAGAAATGAAACCGAATGAAGAAAAAATTGGTGAAGACGAGAGTATAATACAAAACCAGAATGATAACATTCCTGCTCATACTATATGTACAGAAAATACAAGTAATTATACAATAACTGAAGTCGTAAAGTCTTTAgatgagaaaaataaacaagacgATGACGATAAActtgaaataattgaaaatactaTAAAAGAAGCTGgagaaaatatagaaaatgctAAGATAAATACAGAAAAATCTGACGGGGAAATATCTGATCGTGAAAGTTCTGAAGTCGAAGCATCCGACGTAAGACCCGAAGTGGTTTGCATATCCGATGAagaggtaaaaaataaaaaggaccataaaaagaaaaagaacaaaaagaaagaaaagaagtCGAAGAAAGATAAGAAAACGAAAAATCAGGATTTTCGTAATGGCGCCGATGAAAATTTCTTTAGAGAATCCGAAACAAATAATACAGTTAATTCAGTAAATGCAATTCCAGAGACAATCATTCTACCAGAAAGTTATGTGGATGATGATGTTTATGAAATTCTAGAACTTTCTGATGAGTCTTCTTGTAATGGAGAAGATGGTACTTCAGTATTATCCAAGGAACCAACGGCTGAAGAAATAGAAGCACTCTCAGCTAAAATAGACGAAATAGAGAGAGAAAATGTTGTAACTGACGAAGAAATAAGGGAACATGAAAGAATACAAGCTGCTAAGGAAGTCGCAGAAGCAGAAGGAATATCTTGGAAAGATCGATACTTGGATAGCAAGAAAGTTAAAAACGTATTAACAACAGCAAACATACTAAACGCCATGCGAAAGAAGAATAAAgaacttaaaagaaaattagaaGACTCTAAAAAGGAGATTGTGAAAGTAGTCGAAGAAGTTCCAGAAGAGATGGAAACGGCAAAGAATTTAGAAGAAGGTTCTATCGAACAATATAATACTCTAGAAGCTTCCACAAAATACGTAGATCCGGTCAAAGAAAATGAAGATCTGCCAAATGAAAGCAAAGTGACTAAGGAAATGAAGAAAGATGCGAAGCAATtgcttaaaatgtataaaaagttGCTCAAATACAACGACATGACGCGACAGAAAGATcccaataaaaagaaaaagaaaaagcaaAAGAAGAGCAAGGAAGAAAAGAACAAAATGGAAGAAATTCAAACGTAA